The nucleotide sequence CCAAACGATAACCCCTCCCTTTACTACCAAACGACACCCACACCCACGCCTTCACCTAGACTACAATCTCCAAACGACAACGGTTCTCTTCCTAAACGACAACACTTCCCTTCCCAAACGACACCCCTCACTTTCTCTTAGTATACCCTAAATGATATCCCTCACCTAGCCCAAACGACAATGGCCCAATTTTCCCAAACGACAAACATCACACTTCAACTGATGTCTCATGTCGTTTGGTAGTAAAACAAACGATATCACACCTATGACAAACAACATCACCTTCAACCTCCCAACTTCTCCAAAACACGACTCAAGTAACCGAACCACCTTCAAATCGTCTAATTCATGACTTTTTGGCTTCTTTACTACCTTATTCAATTGGGTCTTGATGGTAGGACTTATTACAAACTTAATGGTAGTTAAACATCTCTTAAATTATACAATTAAAAGCTAAGTTAAGTCACAATTTTTCACTTTCTTGAACACTAAAACTCTTTACGAAAATTCGACCATTACAGAGCATAACACTAAAAGCAAACAACACAACCCACCTGCATATTATACGAATCCTCACTCCTAAAACCTGCAAATTCTCTCTCTAATCCACGGATTTAAGCTAGAACATTTCTAGGGCTCATAACTTGATTGAAGGATATCTCCGTCAATTCTCGATCAAATCAGGTGATTCAAAAGCCTaacttgtttaattttttaaGCTCTACAAAACCCTACTATCCAAATCTGGGATAGAAGGGCACACGAACCTGGATTTAATTTCTTTATATTTTAGGGTTCTTAGTTGATAAATTTTGGGGCTTTTGATTCTAGGCTTGTGGTTTGATGAAATTGAAAGTAGGATAGTGCTCCTTACCAATGGGATTTATTGTAGATTTTAATCGAGATATactatatgaaaaaaaaatataagaataTGAATTAATCAAAATATAATATTATGAATATTGTTTTCTGATTTTTCTGTGAAATACAAAAGATTTGGAATTTTCCTAAGTTGCCTAATTCATGGTAAAATACTTGGTAATAGAAGTACTAATTGAATTATACATATAAATTTAGTCTTTTTAATAAACTAAatagtttaaaataaaaatataagagaTGGACAGATTTGTGGATTAATATAACGATAAGGTGAGTTTTTGCTAATTTAACTAGAATTAATATTTTCAACATATAATAACATGAATTGTTATTATTTTGCCCTATTATTTCATTCTCATAATTTTGGTCTTAATAGATATGAtttaacaatttgatttgattatAGATATTTATAGTTAGGTGAGAAATGAATAAACTAAACTTATCTTATACTACAATATATAAATATTGACATAAATACTTTATGTTAGTTATTGCAATTTGTCATATTATTTATCTAGTCACAAATATTAATGTAGTTTTTAAGTTGGAATTAATATATGTAATTTTAGGTTATACAAAAATCTCCAAATCATAGGATTTATTTTATAGTTTGTTATGAAAATGGTTGTTTAGtacttttgttatttttatattaAGATAACATTGTCTTTTGGAGTTTTTCCTCAAATTCGTCTGGTTAATCCACAGATCAAAtaaacgcaaaactgtgagtagaCCTAACTCTTTCTAACTCTTTCACTTTTTTACATTTAAACTTTTGTGGTGTATCATGTGTCATATATTCGCATACATTCTCACTTTAATTATAACATGCAAAGTCAATGTGTAAATTATGTGTTTGCGTAATTAtggtttgtttatttatttatttatgtgaaGTCGCAATCAATTGTATTCTAGCACGTCATTGTGGATCCACTACCTGACCGGTTCCCTATGGCCATGGGTTGTAGCCTGGTATTGCTACCATCACTAAATTCGCTCTTCGAGGCTTGAGTCTCCCATGATCGCATAGTCATATATTCGCATAATCGCTTTATTCGCATATTCTCATGATCGAATCATCTTATTTGGTATGTATGAATTATTGTTATTTTTATCTTGTGATCATTATGCTAACACTTGAATTGCATATtaaatattttctaaaaaataataaacaaattattttattaaatatagATTTACTCATCAACATTTTTGTTAACCTAAAATTACTTTTACGCATGATACGGGAAATCAGGTGTGATGAGTTGAAAATGAAGACACATAGGACGTGCCTAGGAAATAAACTGGATTTTATCTTATGTTTTATGACTTTGAATATTGTATGGATTATTTGAAAGTTATATTTTACGTGAAATTTTAATTTTGACATTATTAAATATttagacaaaagatcaaatacaaatacaaatacaattaTCATACAAAACGTACAAATAGggtgaaaatgtaaaaaaataaacgcgatgacattttcgtaattatttactcgtagagtaattatcaaaattactctacaaatgatcttgtagtgtaattttgatcttgtagagtaattttgtaaaatgttcttgtagggtaatttgatcttgtagagtatcataattactctacaaatgatcttgtatggtaattttgatcttgtaaggtaattttgtagagtatcataattactctacaaatgattttgtagagtaattttgaattgtatgttgtttgataaacttgcagagtaattttgatacttgtagagtaattttgatacacttatagagtaattttgatcattACCCTACAAAATCAAAATTACTCCACAATATCATTTTTAGAGTAATCTTGATAATTATGAAAATGccaccattttttttttttggctttttcatgcctttcgtacgttttgtacgataaggcACTTTGTACGTGAACTTAACCCTAAATATTTAAACTTATAATAGTTTCCATAAACTTTGGACAATCATCTTGCTCTGACCGATAATCCATCATGGGTCGagatgtgacagattggtatcagagccaatagCTATAGGGATTTAGGTTTAGGTTATTAGACCATTAGACCTAGGCTATAGCTTAAGTGGGTGCCTTATGTGCCTCATGTGCTTAATTATTTATTTGCCCTAACTTATAAATATTCAAACTGCCTCTTGTTTTAAATTTCATAATGTCACATACATATCATGCAACACTTTTAGTTGTTATATGGGAAGTATTATGTACTTTACATGTTAACATATGCTTTATTATTCCATAGTTTATTATTTTAAATGTCACATTGACACACACTATACTATATATAAATATCAAATCTTCTAATATTATTCCATTTCTATCCCTATTTATATAAAGTTATCAATTATCAATTTGTTATATGGTAAGTATTATGTGCTTTACATGTTAACATATGCTTTATTATTATTCCatagttttttattttaaatgtcACACTGACACACACTATACTATATATAAATATCAAATCTTCTAATATTATTCCATTTCTATCCCTATCTATATAAAGTTATCGATTTTTTATGCATTTTAATTATTCttggatttttattttatttcatttttgaGTTTCACGAAATGCATTTGAGTTTTCACTCTTGTCAAAGTGAGTACTTGTGACAGACATGTAGTAACGGGAAGAGTTAAGTACCAGTAGTCGAGACGTCCTGACTAGGCTGACATTCGTATAAATCCAATCAACAGACGGACCAGTATGCCTACCTGGGGACTAACGATGAGAGTATGATAACCTATTAGGACAAAGCATGTCACACCAAACATCACGTGAACTATCAACACTTTGATAACTTAATGTGTCCGTGTTAAGACATGGATAACTTACAACATCATTTCATATCACCCCAAATTCGAATTATTTATAATTTCACGATTTTTAGTTTGGTCAAGTGTACATCACCGGGTAAATATATGCGGACCATGTGAAAGCTCGGTAATTgttgccccccccccccataatTACAAAAGTGACGCATGGAAAGCATACCAAACTTTATGATGTTACAAACCTAGGAATCTTCTATATTTCATTTTTGAAATATCATTTTATTGTAAGTTGCGTTACATTCTCATAATTCATATGGTTTTAAGTTTTGGATATAATATTTCATGTGATGTCACATTTCAAATTTCCATTTTATCATAAGTTTTATATTTGGTGGAGATTCTTTATTCACTTTATCAATCAAATTTATATTCAAAGACTCACGAACTATTTTGCGATTGATCTCTGTAGATGCCTGTTAAATGTCACCGTACTGGAAAACAAGCTGTAAACTCCGAATGTCGCATGACTGCTCGCGGAAGAAATGGCCGTTGTTATCCCTATCATTGTGGTTCAAGTCCAACAAGCCCTAAACAATCAAGAGGCCGATAACCACTGGAACCTTGATGATGCTAACCCtaccaagtgttccttcaaacAATTCCAGTCATATGTCCCTCCCACTTACGAGGGCACTGAGGGTGCTACATCTATTATTCGTTGGTTCGAAGAAATGGATAGTAATTCACGAATTGTGACTGTCCTAACAATCGTAAGGTATGTTACACAATTGGTCGTTCGTTAGGAAATGTGTTAACATGGTGGAATGGAGAGAAGAACACGTGTGGTGCTGAAGAAGCCGCGTGTAGCCGTGTATGACGCAACCGCTTGTAAAACCAAAGTTGGTCCTTTCTGGTCATCGCGTGtatgttgacctcgccatgcggttGGACATTATACCAACGTCATTGACGACAATCCAAACTACCAATCATGCCAGGTATTCCATGCTTTTCTAGATGCACCTCGTATATTTGTTGAAGGTCGTTCAAAGTGGGATTTCTCAAATaacgttttccatataactggcatatacctaaaagataattaagtatacaaaatttaatataaaagtttTACTAGTGATGcactttaaaataaaaataaatatataaaagtgAGTAAAAAAATACCAAAGCAGAAATGTTCCACGTTATCTCGTGTTGTTTTCTCCCCCATCTTCAagtactcgtcgttgatgtcgtacgTGTTTCCGTAGGCTAGTATGCGTAAAGCGGAAGTTACCTCTTGAATTGAGGTGAACCCTAGATATCCTCTCGCGTCCATTCTTTGCTTAAAGTAGTCATACTTAGCTTCCAAATCATCATTAATGCGCAAAAATAACCTTTGGCTCATCCTAAACCGCCGTTTAAAAACATTGGGTCCGTGAACCGGTGTGAGatcaaaatagtctttcatcaaacgctcgtTTGCGGCTTCATGGTCTCACAAGATAAAGGTGCGCCTCAAAATGGGGCGTGGAGGGGAACGCCCAACGTGTTCCATGGCTTGTATCGTGAGAGcacatgcactcgtaaccgcttTTTCCTCCTCCGCGATTTCTTCAGGTGAGAAAAATCTTCGGTAAATATCGGTGAACGAATCTTCCGATGGGGAACCCATTATTTTTTAGAAGAAAGTGGGAGTAATTTTGATGAGTGAAAGTGTTGTTGAGGTGAATGTTTAAAAGAAAGataaatgatatatatatatatatatatatatagattatttaggatttttttatTAACATATGACCGTTTTTAACCGTCAAAAAATTGAATTTCCTTTCTTCCTCGCGTTGCGATGCTAGTCACGGGACCTCCATTTTACTCCCCCATAGCGCCCCCTGTAATGGTGTTGGGCGGCGCTATGGGGGGCCATAGCCTCCCAAGCCGTGATATACCGCCCCATTACACAAGGacttacaacaacaacaacagttcATTTGGACAAAATTGCCATCCCAAAAGCTCGGCTCTGCGTGACAGGAATGTCATCTTCGATGACGGCCGGTGTCCTCTTTGTGGTATATCGGTTGAAACTGTTGACCATTTACTCGTCTCCCGCCCATTCGCAAGCTCGGTCTGGTGGAGTATATGTGTTTGGGTCAAGGTACCGGTTCCAGTGTCATTCAAGTTGGTCAGATACATCCTGCACTTGGATATGAAGGCAAAGAGAAAACAGGTGGTGCATTCTAACTTTATGGGAAATATGGAAATGCCTTAACGAGAAGAATTTTAAAAGGAGACACGTTTTTCGGTGAGAGCAGTTGTCGAAGGTATAAAAGAAAGTAGCTTTTGGTGGGTAAAGAAAAGATCGAGGACTGCAATTGAATACAAGTATAAAGCATAGGTTGAAAGTCAAAGTCCTCTAAAATTACATATTACATAACAATATGAAAAAACAATgagacaaacaaacaaacaatataCATCTTGAGTATGCTAAAATGATATatgctccacctccacctccacctccacttGAAACAAAAATTTTCATCTTCATTGTGTATGCTTTTTTCAGCTTTTTTCAACTTTCTAGTTTGCTTTCTTCTTTTATAATAAAAACTCAACTGAGTGATTTCATATGGAATATCTGACAGGTGGACTGATAACCCTTCTTTGCTGCAGCCATTTCAAACTTCTTAGTAGCAACTTCATTCTCTTCTAATCTCGTTTCAACGAAAAACCGAATCCACCATGAAGAGCTTCGCAATTTGGCCTAACACAAAACCAACCAATCTTCAACTCATTAACGGTTCATGGTACGTCGGGACTCAGGCGGGTTGgataatgggtcaaaatgggcaAATCTGAGTATGGATCATAATGGGCAGGATCTACCTACAAAGACTAGTTTTGTTCTTTTGACATGTTGGATCTCTTTAGGAAAATAACACTATTACAACAATAAACTAACTTATTTAAGAAAAAGAGAGATTTAGAAAGTTTTATGCATTTAAATACATTTTGATCTGTTTGGCCCATTAGAGACGAAACACGGATTGAAATTGCCACCTTCACAAAATAAAGATCGAAAGCATAGTGAAGGCAGCCTTCAGATTTTTTTGTATTTATTAATGTGGGGCCGAGTGATTAACAACGAAAGGGAACTCATTTGGAAAAAGGACTCACAGGGCGACCGAACTTGGACATCTCAGCCACTTTAACCCTACGTTGACCGGGATAACCTGCATCAAGAAACTTCAACATTACAAGCTTCGCATGGTAACTTCAACCCACTAACTTATCAACGGGTGAATTTGGATTATTGTTTATCCCTAACGGATCAAACAATCAGTCAAAAGGGAAAGAATAACAATAAGACTGATGTACCAGAAAGAATAAGAAATCCATCTGAAGATACTCTTGCTAGTTCAGGAAGAGTCTTGTTGAGGTACTTTGGGGACAAATAGTCAAGAGCATCCGAGACTATGACAAGTGAAAATGAATTTGACCGATATGGCAAAGGAAACTTTATATCAGCAACACGAACAACGCCTTTGCGTATAAGGCTCTTGCAGTTGGCATCACTGTCATCCAAATCATACGGTTCCAGACCCCAAGCTTCTATGTCTTCTTCTTTTGACAACTTGGAGACCACTGCACACGAGTCGGGACCTATATGCAGAAGTTTATGCATGCCATCACCATACGCCTTCTTCAGATATGGTAATGCTTGATTAATCTCTGCTGAACATGAAACATCACCTGCAAATAACATGAAAACTTTAATAACtataatttcttttaatattCTAATTCCTTGCACAAAAGTCATATGAAATAGATGAAGTATATCTTTAAAGATTTACCTTCAAGCCTACTTAAAGCTGCATGGCTTCGACCTGTCACCACATAACTTCAGTCTAAGTTTGTTTATGTGTAAAATGTAAATCAAATCATCTCGTGTTCATGTTGGCATAAATAATACACTAACCTGGAGCACTATAAATGTAACCAATTATCAAAAAAGCTCCCTGAAAGTTTCCATCACAAGCAAATTCTCACTCAGTATACGTTTTAACCAAAAACATATCCAAATCACCGTTAATTAACGATAGTAAATCTGAAGACCGTAACATTAACAAAAGTAAATGCAAAGGCGTTGCTTAACATTAAGCAAAAGTATATCCGGATGTAGAAGCTTTTCGAGGCTTACCACTAGTACAAGTCCAACGGATAAGAAAGGCGATGCACGTGATTTTGGGTTCAAGGAGCCCATAAAGGGAATGCCAGCTCCATCTCCCAGACGCCGAGATAAGCTAGCCGGCCTCCTCGACATTCCTATATGTTGCCAAATCCAAATTTTAGTTACAGGAAAGTATAAAACCCTAACTAACACAAGTAAATGGTGGTGAACTCATATCTCACAAATGTCAACATAATTAATTCAATTTGACAGTCAAGTCAATTTAATACAATCCAAAATTGTTCTAAATCCAAAAGCACAGAGAAGTTAATCGCACTAAATCTCACAAATTTAATAAATCAATGAACCAATCTACAGCAACAATTTACACTGGAATTAGTGATTCAAGTGCAAATAAATAAGCAAATTGTTAAGTAAATGCGATAAAACAATGAAAATATGTGTGCGAACGATGAATTGGACGAGAGAGTGACCTGAATGAAGTAAGAGTAGTTACTTGGATCTAGATCTGTGTGTTTGGGCAGTGAGTTGGTGCCAAAAATGAAGATACTTTATTGCATTTAACAAGAAACCCTTTTCACGCGGAGGGAATCTCTTTATCCATTTCAAGTAAAGAGCACGTCCCTTCCAATTTTTTTCTCTGCTAGTCATAGTCATTTACATgtatgcggcgggaaacatatcacttagattagtgagtttagggctatgtacggggcggttcagttttgagccataaccaaaaccaaatgcGTGATACAAcggaaaacacaacacttgttaATAATTCTAATGGTGTGCATGAGAAGGTTCAGTTCAGTTGGATCAGAATCTAAATTTTCGGTTAAGATACTTCAAAATCGGTCATCGGGATTTAAAGAGTTTTAAAAGGATGTAAACAAACCGAACTGAGCCAAGCCAATAAAAGCACAACCATAAGCTCAAAACTAATCAAACCAATCTGCCTTGGATTGTTTTTCCTAACAAGCTAAAACATTCAACCCAACTTGTGTTTCTTAACAAGCTAAAACGTCTATCTCAACTCGGAAAAACCAAAGTTTTTCTTAACAAGCCAATACCTTCCGCTAACTTGTTTTTCTTAACACGCTAAGAGTTTAAACTAAGTCACACTGCATTATTATTACTTTTGTAATCTAAAATGATGAGTTTTCAGGTCGGTTTGGTTCAAAAATAACTAACAGTTCAAACCGAAGTTGAAGTTGACTAATCGAACCAATTATAACTTTTTTCAATCAGTGAATGAAAAAACATAAAGCTACTGTGAATTTTGTTCTAGCCTTATGCACTCTGAACAAAAAGCATCAATCGTtctttctgtcacaccctggctttgcggaagcgtgggtttatttggtgtgacttcttaataccatagcttaatcgcaacaagctatatgaaagtaaaaccatgcagatcatccattgatttaagttttaaaataaaagtaccacaacatagttttaaaaaaatgtcgacacatgcaacggaattaCAGCATAACaatataaaaacattgttcagaagatataaccacaaccatcaaatagacgcagtttaagaactgtgactcgtacAGGTAAAAGCcacgacccctaaacttggatgaccccataactcttacgcagcgtgaaaacgtagcataccgtgccagatccttaattccctgaaatacatgtaagttggaaaaatcaacaaaaatgttgagcgagttcatatgtAGTGAGtctgtaaaacctttgtaatatgaaaatccctggtatgtagcaaataaggaaataaagagatcaccaatggtttgcaaggccattgatatgtgtgaagtgcagtaggaagactcaaacctagcagatttttgcgtcgggtaccaagtcaccccgaggtctgtactgttgggcctggggctgggctcgctacacccagatagatctaccgctaaagaccctcggtcctacaacgaggattaatggcctccagttcccgcctacccactcacatgatctaagtagtaaccctccttacgctaaccataccatgtaaaaagtattcgtaatcatagtaacatgtatttcacccccgaagtataaaaactgaaaacagttaagagaaaagggggacatgaactcactgaagtgcgtctcgaaatagtaatctcccagtcaacctgctgcgtgacgacctacacgtactaacttctattagacggacggccgtgccttagcttaaggtttaatgtttttgggaaatagttaggcaactatttcgtattgacacttcttaattatttagtaATTATATACCTTCCCAAGGacgggggttttaatacatgtgcgtttttataacttcaaaaatatattattaagtctcacttaataaaatatatttttattcatttgtctaaaatattctatctccaaaatatacatatttttcccaaaaatattatatttttttccatacaatttccaaaataatacttttatcaaaatacgcatttaagagtatttttccgaaaatacataagttacatttaaagttcgggtggtagtaataataccggtgtaacttaaatatttatttgtgagggcgttagtattattttggagtcgttaatatTCAGTATGTTCCAGTAGTATTATTTttattctaaaaataatatttatgtagttcacaaaataatcataaaattcacacaagtgttgttatgaaaaatatatattctaaacatACATTTACCAAGTCTCATTTATGAAaattccacctccgacacttggaagttttgtaataaaaatcatggcgaatgtTATTTTGGAAAACAAGTTAAGAATATATTCACAACacttgttacaaaaatatttccaagtgttatatttctggaaaaatttcaccagagtttcctctgtaactggaggtggccacgcttactagcgtatcattttcttttcaaaattaaatcaacaa is from Helianthus annuus cultivar XRQ/B chromosome 9, HanXRQr2.0-SUNRISE, whole genome shotgun sequence and encodes:
- the LOC110912945 gene encoding probable pectin methylesterase CGR2 is translated as MSRRPASLSRRLGDGAGIPFMGSLNPKSRASPFLSVGLVLVGAFLIIGYIYSAPGRSHAALSRLEGDVSCSAEINQALPYLKKAYGDGMHKLLHIGPDSCAVVSKLSKEEDIEAWGLEPYDLDDSDANCKSLIRKGVVRVADIKFPLPYRSNSFSLVIVSDALDYLSPKYLNKTLPELARVSSDGFLILSGYPGQRRVKVAEMSKFGRPAKLRSSSWWIRFFVETRLEENEVATKKFEMAAAKKGYQSTCQIFHMKSLS